The Mycobacterium paragordonae genome includes a region encoding these proteins:
- a CDS encoding BTAD domain-containing putative transcriptional regulator, giving the protein MELGVLGPLHVRQAGAPVTIPGAKPRALLTMLGLHDGSVVPAETLLELLWGIDPPRTADKALQTHVSTLRRTLGDGLVLTEGAGWRLAATEVDASLYRAAARRGRDAAAAGDISQAVARFDEALALWRGVPELPETRRGSAERTRWVEGHAALVEDRAEALLATGRAAEIIGELETAVADAPLRERRWGQLMLALYRAGRQGEAIGAFRRARTLLAEELGVEPGPELRRLETAIIAQDAALDAPAAQSISSIMRAVTFLLTDIEGSTAAWETDAVAMATALARHDELAEQIVTSRGGRLIKTRGEGDATFSVFDRPSAAAAAALELQDAIAREPWSLADPMRIRVALHTGEVELRDGDYFGRAVNRAARLRSLAAGGQILCSGATAELVIDSLPDDVVLSDLGVRQLRNLARPEHVFELRLASADERPAPESAAAPLQRPGMPAMLTGPGPFVGRGTEVQRLFTAWQTALAGSTNAVLIAGEPGVGKTRLAGEWSRQAYDDGAIVIYGRCDEDLGAPYQPFAEALRALVPALGAAGLRGLRGVEALLPLVPGLCDVLPDLTAPPRADPDTERYALFDAVVAMLRVAATGAPVVLILDDLHWAAKPTLLLMRHLLRFGDQARVQIIGTYRSTDLDRSHPLAAMLADLHRDGTASRLNLGGLDEDDVTCYVAESGYDDEDLARALASVTGGNPFFLIEALRHVDESGGHWDANTLPQGVREAVSRRLSRLPEETNKALAAAAVVGSRFAVELVERVLDQDLVDAFEEAAQAGIVIEEPGGHYRFNHAIVRQSLLAELASVRRMRLHQHIAATLESRPGAGDELLAELAYHYFECAWAGNAVKAVEYCRRAADQAMARLGYEGAAELYGRALHALEEIDEDLPDRPDQTAELLLARCEALLAAGDVTSAAGTVTQLHSSTVDSERWAAWATCFDGQLAMLTHPERLDEIEIALGAAADKLAGLDDAGGEAKAHTVRASCLARLGRIGDCEAALDDALTAARRARDHRRVNAVLAGAPLAALWGPNPVPRAGGRCLDVVRLLRITTDSPAVEATSMRCQAVLEAFRGRAPAARRMIESARRTVTELGLRHAISEVEQFAGIVELIVAEPAASETHLRLSYNGFRRMGLDADTAETAALLGRACLALGRDAEADELCSESERLAGHALKPSIAWRTLRAQLLSRGDDHEEARQVAEAAVSLAARTDLLVDHGDACLTLASVLDASGDAVGARTAAGQAAALYERKGADALVQIARELGGVRISPSPSATSEASTVAPVNKCVRTGGLLIEAVNRQAWGEVERLLASHVSVESRRKIVGFPRIDVPSSRWPQDMGHFLQAGMVRYRHAPVAVRGERCAITRLELATADLSPGAPRDEMLHLAVINEEGLITLQIWFDVEDIEAAIAELDTLYTRLGEHQPRRPENAASRLYERYKVLYAARDWGAVAELLADNIRTEDRRRVVNSGLRHGPHEVMAEILALADVGIDLAFDVIATRGERLFLSRLRTTGPSEKANGFHSVVLNILELDVDGKVVTRTTFDLDDFDAAMAELDARYLAGEGAAHARTWSVITQGVAALNRHELPSTTTDFVSIDHRRVAAYPPGEVVDYVRAGWDLDQNIRTYVEVVRRLSDIGAVYTHVARGVSRDGFDAEWRGVSLVTLDRDLVKRTEVFDEEDLDAALARFDQLSGPARPLENAASHAYHQVNLHYSAGDWTALSNVLAPNMIDDDRRHAVNAGIRLGRDAQITNSRAVAETGTGQLTSTVVASRGEHLALCRTCLSGQDQQPEPFRIEFLSVVEINADRQVMTHVAFDDADFLSAVEELDERYVVGEAVAHANTWSLVTGSYSALNRHELPSISPDCLNIDHRGESSFGFSDLIAHVGSGRDSLQEIKAYVEAAHRLNDLGAVITYAAEETAQGGFRAEWRGIALLTFDGDMLDRCEVFDEADLDAALARLDELSRPVLRPDNIASRAFDRVNACFAVRDWAAIAEMLSEDVIDDDRRRMANAGVRSGRDAVIQGVCTAADLGTKQISSTAIATRGDHLALCRARYSGDDRVPDAFYSEALSVIEIDADERVTYHAGFGIDDFHSAIEELDERYLAVEAAPHARTWSVIAAGFGAINRRELPPTTPNWANVDHRQGAAFASGEMTAYIRAAWDLEDEVKVYVEAVHRLSDVGAVLTFVTRGTSQDGFDAEWRTVELVTVEGDMSSRCELFDESDLGNALARFDELQRPPLTLGNSASRVAQRFSACHAARDWDGTAKTLADDFRGDDRRKVVGSGIQLSREAQIAAMRATADLWVASQTSAVVATRGEHLALMRARFSDPMRTPEAFITELLGVVEINAAEQIVAIISFDCDDFDSAIEVLDARFRNGGGAPHAAIWSLVTGSYAALNRHELPLTTSDCLNVDHRGQSAFGFSDLIAYLRAGGDFPQDIITYVEAVHQLNELGAVVTYAANETSREGFDAEWRAIALVTFAGALLNRCEIFGEGELDAALAIFEQLSRPQLENTASQLARRYLAHIADGNCDGMETILSDDICTDDRRRVVGAGVRKGKPALMTDLRTIAGLSDMDLTCTTIATRGNRLALMRASYQMRQSEHLTYRSEVLGVGEIDHKQRIVAAVSFDCDDFDSAIEELDARFLNGEAAPHGQAWAVVAASYRALNQRRLPRTTPDWISIDHRRLVPLPNGELTAYLRATWEQSPRSGVHIEAVHRLTDFGAVVTRVVRGTSTEGFDAEWRGIDVISVEGGLINRCELFDEVDFDCAIKRFDELRPPRLQNAASRVAQRFADSFTAHDWDAVAQVFAEDYYNDDRRRVVNAGVRPGRSAAIEDLRVSAELGLLTSVSWESVAVRGESLVLTRFLGSGGDPEKVRVDVLQVVEVANSQIVSAVVFDFDDIDAAFAELDARYLAGEAVENSATWSVVMSVYSALNRHELPATTPDWINIDHRPLVAIEDGDLGRWIRAAWDLAPEAVIRVEAVHRLSAAGAVVTHVAYATSREGLEAEWREIGVYTFDGHRISRCEVFSGADTDAAVARFDELQSQPPPLQNAATQALQCLQAHFAARNWVALADELAEDIYTDDRRRVIGAGIRHGRAAEIQGLQAAASVGTKQVTSTFLATRGERLVLARSRLAPNDQRPAAFYAEMIGVVEVNADHLVTGVVSFDVDDIDAAFAELDARYLAGEAGPCAHTWSVISRECAAFNRHELPATEFVTVDHRRLLKMATGNLIGDIEVTWDLMPDVSIRIESVHRLTHLGAVASYVAQGTSPEGFHAEWRITYLVTVDGDHISRCEIFDEADLDAALARFDELTVQGKDSAPGTE; this is encoded by the coding sequence GTGGAACTGGGGGTTCTGGGACCACTTCACGTTCGGCAGGCCGGTGCGCCGGTCACCATTCCGGGCGCGAAACCACGCGCCCTCCTCACCATGCTGGGCCTGCACGACGGTTCGGTGGTACCGGCCGAGACGCTGCTCGAGTTGCTCTGGGGCATCGACCCGCCGCGCACCGCAGACAAGGCCTTGCAAACCCACGTCTCCACCCTGCGCCGCACCCTGGGCGACGGCTTGGTCCTGACCGAGGGGGCGGGATGGCGGCTGGCCGCAACCGAGGTGGATGCCTCGTTGTACCGGGCCGCGGCCCGACGGGGACGCGATGCCGCGGCCGCCGGCGACATCAGCCAGGCGGTGGCCCGCTTCGACGAAGCTCTCGCTCTCTGGCGCGGAGTCCCCGAACTGCCCGAGACCCGGCGGGGGTCCGCCGAAAGAACACGCTGGGTCGAGGGCCATGCCGCGCTGGTGGAGGACCGCGCCGAGGCTCTGCTCGCGACCGGACGCGCCGCGGAGATCATCGGCGAACTCGAAACCGCGGTGGCCGATGCGCCGCTGCGTGAGCGGCGATGGGGCCAACTGATGCTCGCCCTGTACCGCGCCGGTCGGCAGGGCGAAGCGATCGGCGCTTTCCGGCGCGCGCGGACGCTGCTCGCCGAGGAACTGGGCGTGGAACCCGGACCCGAACTGCGCCGGCTGGAGACGGCGATCATCGCCCAAGATGCGGCACTGGATGCGCCTGCCGCACAGAGCATTTCATCGATTATGCGGGCTGTGACGTTCCTGCTGACCGATATCGAGGGATCCACCGCCGCTTGGGAAACAGACGCCGTCGCGATGGCGACAGCGCTGGCACGCCACGACGAGCTCGCCGAACAGATCGTCACATCCCGCGGCGGACGGTTGATCAAGACGCGAGGTGAGGGCGATGCCACGTTCTCGGTTTTCGACCGGCCTTCGGCCGCTGCCGCGGCAGCACTCGAACTGCAGGATGCAATCGCGCGCGAGCCGTGGTCGCTAGCGGACCCGATGCGCATCCGGGTGGCATTGCACACCGGCGAGGTCGAGCTTCGCGACGGCGATTACTTCGGACGGGCCGTCAATCGCGCCGCCCGGCTCCGGTCGCTTGCGGCGGGTGGTCAGATTCTGTGTTCGGGCGCGACGGCCGAACTGGTCATCGACTCGCTGCCCGACGATGTGGTGCTCAGCGACCTGGGTGTGCGCCAGCTGCGCAACCTTGCGCGCCCGGAGCATGTCTTCGAGCTCCGCCTGGCCAGCGCCGACGAGCGTCCCGCCCCGGAGTCCGCCGCGGCCCCCCTGCAGCGGCCGGGCATGCCCGCGATGCTCACCGGACCCGGACCGTTCGTGGGCCGCGGCACCGAGGTCCAGCGTCTTTTCACGGCCTGGCAGACCGCGCTCGCCGGGAGCACCAACGCGGTCCTGATTGCCGGCGAACCCGGCGTCGGTAAAACGCGATTGGCCGGCGAGTGGTCCCGGCAGGCGTATGACGACGGTGCCATCGTGATCTACGGGCGCTGCGACGAGGACCTCGGCGCGCCCTACCAGCCGTTCGCTGAAGCTTTGCGTGCGCTGGTGCCGGCTCTCGGCGCCGCCGGCCTTCGCGGGTTGCGCGGAGTGGAAGCGTTGCTGCCGCTGGTGCCCGGTCTTTGCGATGTGTTGCCGGACCTGACCGCACCGCCCCGCGCCGACCCCGACACCGAGCGCTACGCGCTGTTCGACGCCGTCGTCGCAATGTTGAGGGTGGCCGCCACCGGCGCGCCCGTCGTGCTGATCCTCGACGACCTGCACTGGGCCGCCAAGCCCACCCTGTTGCTGATGCGGCATCTACTGCGCTTCGGCGATCAGGCGCGCGTCCAGATCATCGGCACCTACCGCAGCACCGACCTCGACCGCTCCCATCCCCTGGCGGCGATGCTCGCGGACCTGCACCGGGACGGCACCGCCAGCCGTCTCAACCTCGGCGGTCTGGACGAGGACGACGTCACCTGCTACGTCGCGGAGTCGGGTTACGACGATGAGGACCTGGCCCGCGCACTGGCGTCGGTCACCGGCGGCAATCCGTTCTTCCTCATCGAGGCGCTGCGCCACGTCGACGAAAGTGGCGGCCATTGGGATGCGAACACGTTGCCGCAAGGAGTGCGCGAAGCGGTGAGCCGGCGCCTATCCCGGCTGCCGGAGGAGACGAACAAGGCCCTCGCCGCGGCGGCCGTGGTGGGCAGCAGGTTCGCCGTGGAGCTCGTCGAGCGGGTACTGGACCAAGACCTCGTCGACGCGTTCGAAGAAGCCGCCCAGGCCGGCATCGTCATCGAGGAGCCCGGTGGCCACTACCGGTTCAACCACGCCATCGTCCGGCAGTCGTTGCTGGCCGAACTGGCGTCCGTGCGTCGCATGCGCCTGCACCAGCACATCGCCGCGACGCTGGAGAGCCGGCCGGGTGCGGGCGACGAGCTGCTTGCCGAACTGGCCTACCACTATTTCGAATGCGCCTGGGCAGGCAACGCGGTCAAGGCCGTCGAATACTGCCGGCGCGCCGCGGACCAGGCGATGGCCCGCCTCGGATACGAGGGCGCCGCCGAACTTTACGGCCGGGCACTGCATGCGCTCGAGGAGATAGACGAGGACCTGCCGGATCGTCCCGATCAGACGGCCGAACTGCTGCTCGCTCGCTGCGAGGCGCTACTGGCCGCTGGCGACGTGACGTCGGCGGCGGGCACGGTAACCCAATTACACTCCTCGACAGTCGATTCCGAGCGATGGGCGGCATGGGCCACCTGCTTCGACGGGCAGCTGGCCATGCTTACTCATCCGGAGCGGTTGGACGAAATCGAGATCGCGTTGGGTGCGGCTGCTGACAAGCTGGCCGGATTGGACGATGCCGGTGGGGAAGCCAAGGCCCACACCGTCCGGGCCTCCTGCCTGGCCCGTCTAGGGCGCATCGGCGACTGCGAAGCCGCCCTGGATGACGCGCTGACGGCGGCGCGGCGCGCCCGTGATCACCGCCGCGTGAACGCGGTTCTGGCCGGCGCGCCGCTCGCCGCACTGTGGGGCCCCAATCCCGTTCCACGGGCCGGCGGCCGGTGTCTTGACGTCGTTCGGCTACTTCGGATCACCACCGACTCCCCTGCCGTCGAGGCCACGTCGATGCGGTGTCAGGCGGTCCTGGAAGCTTTCCGGGGCCGCGCGCCCGCGGCCCGGCGGATGATCGAGTCTGCCCGACGCACGGTCACCGAACTCGGCCTGCGCCACGCGATATCAGAAGTAGAGCAGTTTGCCGGCATCGTCGAGCTGATCGTTGCCGAGCCCGCTGCTTCAGAGACACATCTTCGTCTGTCGTACAACGGTTTTCGCCGGATGGGCCTGGATGCCGACACCGCCGAGACCGCGGCACTGCTGGGGCGGGCCTGCCTGGCTCTGGGGCGAGACGCCGAGGCTGACGAGTTGTGCTCGGAGAGCGAACGTCTCGCCGGGCACGCGCTCAAGCCTTCGATCGCTTGGCGCACGCTGCGGGCGCAACTGCTTTCGCGTGGCGACGATCACGAGGAGGCTCGGCAAGTCGCCGAGGCGGCCGTCAGCCTGGCCGCACGGACCGACCTGTTGGTCGATCATGGGGATGCGTGCCTGACTCTGGCATCGGTTCTGGACGCTTCCGGCGATGCGGTGGGGGCACGAACGGCTGCCGGGCAAGCGGCCGCACTGTACGAACGCAAAGGCGCTGATGCCTTGGTTCAGATCGCGCGAGAGCTTGGCGGGGTGCGGATCTCGCCCTCTCCCTCAGCCACTTCCGAGGCATCTACTGTCGCACCGGTCAACAAGTGCGTGCGTACGGGCGGCTTACTGATCGAGGCGGTCAATAGACAAGCCTGGGGCGAGGTCGAGCGCTTGCTCGCCTCGCATGTCTCGGTCGAGAGTCGGCGCAAGATCGTCGGCTTCCCGAGAATCGATGTGCCGTCTAGCCGTTGGCCGCAGGACATGGGACATTTCCTGCAAGCCGGAATGGTGCGCTACCGGCACGCGCCCGTGGCGGTACGTGGCGAGCGTTGTGCTATCACGCGATTGGAGCTCGCGACTGCAGACTTGAGTCCAGGTGCTCCGCGGGACGAGATGCTGCACCTTGCCGTCATCAACGAGGAAGGCCTGATCACGCTGCAGATCTGGTTCGACGTCGAAGACATCGAGGCGGCGATCGCGGAATTGGACACCTTGTACACGCGGCTGGGTGAGCATCAGCCGCGGCGCCCAGAAAACGCGGCCAGTCGCCTGTATGAGCGATACAAAGTGTTGTATGCGGCACGCGACTGGGGCGCAGTCGCCGAATTGCTCGCCGACAACATCCGGACGGAGGATCGTCGCCGAGTGGTCAATTCCGGCCTAAGACATGGCCCGCATGAGGTGATGGCTGAAATCTTGGCGTTGGCCGACGTCGGAATCGACTTGGCCTTCGACGTCATCGCGACCCGTGGCGAGCGATTGTTCCTCAGCAGGCTACGAACCACGGGTCCCAGCGAGAAAGCCAACGGTTTCCATTCGGTCGTTCTCAATATCCTCGAACTCGACGTCGACGGCAAGGTCGTCACGCGCACCACTTTCGACCTCGATGACTTCGACGCCGCCATGGCAGAACTCGATGCCCGGTACCTGGCAGGTGAAGGCGCCGCTCACGCACGTACCTGGTCGGTCATCACCCAAGGAGTTGCGGCGCTCAACCGGCACGAGCTGCCATCAACCACAACGGACTTCGTGAGCATCGACCACCGCCGGGTCGCCGCCTACCCGCCCGGTGAGGTGGTCGACTACGTCCGTGCCGGGTGGGACCTCGACCAGAACATCCGAACCTACGTTGAGGTTGTGCGTCGGCTCAGCGACATCGGCGCCGTCTACACCCATGTGGCGCGGGGCGTTTCCCGCGACGGCTTCGACGCCGAGTGGCGGGGCGTGAGCCTCGTGACGCTGGACCGCGACCTGGTGAAGCGCACTGAGGTGTTCGACGAAGAAGATCTCGACGCCGCGCTCGCGCGATTTGATCAACTCAGCGGCCCGGCCCGGCCGTTGGAGAATGCGGCGAGTCACGCCTATCACCAGGTGAACCTGCACTACTCGGCGGGTGACTGGACCGCACTGTCAAACGTTCTGGCGCCGAACATGATCGACGACGACCGTCGACACGCCGTGAACGCCGGAATACGACTCGGCCGGGATGCGCAGATCACCAACAGCCGGGCGGTCGCCGAAACCGGCACCGGACAGCTGACGTCCACCGTCGTCGCGAGCCGCGGGGAGCATCTCGCGCTGTGCCGTACATGTTTGTCCGGCCAAGACCAGCAGCCTGAACCATTCCGCATCGAGTTCCTCAGCGTCGTCGAGATCAATGCCGACCGGCAGGTGATGACCCACGTTGCCTTCGACGACGCGGACTTCCTCAGTGCCGTCGAGGAACTCGACGAGCGGTACGTGGTCGGCGAGGCGGTGGCCCACGCGAACACATGGTCACTGGTCACGGGTAGCTACTCTGCTCTCAACCGGCATGAGCTGCCATCAATCTCGCCCGACTGTTTGAACATCGATCACAGAGGCGAGTCATCGTTCGGATTCAGTGACCTCATCGCTCATGTCGGCTCCGGACGCGACTCTCTCCAAGAAATCAAGGCTTATGTCGAGGCGGCCCATAGGCTTAACGACCTCGGTGCAGTCATCACGTATGCGGCTGAAGAGACCGCCCAAGGCGGCTTTCGCGCCGAATGGCGGGGGATCGCACTCCTCACCTTCGATGGCGACATGCTCGACCGCTGCGAAGTATTCGATGAGGCCGACCTCGACGCCGCGCTCGCCAGACTTGATGAACTGAGCCGACCGGTGCTGCGGCCGGACAACATAGCAAGCCGGGCCTTCGACCGCGTCAACGCATGCTTCGCGGTCCGCGACTGGGCAGCGATAGCGGAAATGTTGTCCGAGGACGTAATCGACGACGACCGTCGACGCATGGCGAATGCGGGCGTCCGCAGCGGTCGCGACGCGGTGATCCAAGGAGTGTGCACTGCCGCAGACCTTGGCACAAAGCAGATTTCCTCGACTGCCATCGCCACCCGTGGGGATCACCTGGCTTTGTGTCGAGCCCGCTACTCGGGTGACGATCGGGTGCCTGACGCCTTCTACAGCGAGGCGCTCAGCGTCATTGAAATCGACGCCGACGAGCGTGTTACATACCATGCCGGATTCGGCATCGACGACTTCCACAGCGCCATCGAGGAATTGGACGAGCGTTATCTCGCGGTCGAAGCAGCGCCGCACGCGCGCACCTGGTCGGTGATCGCAGCAGGCTTCGGCGCAATCAACCGGCGCGAACTTCCACCGACAACCCCGAACTGGGCGAATGTGGACCACCGCCAAGGAGCAGCGTTCGCCTCCGGCGAGATGACCGCCTACATCCGCGCCGCATGGGACCTCGAGGACGAAGTCAAGGTCTACGTCGAGGCGGTACATCGACTGAGCGACGTCGGAGCCGTCTTGACCTTCGTGACGCGCGGCACTTCACAGGACGGTTTCGACGCGGAATGGCGGACCGTCGAATTGGTGACCGTCGAAGGCGACATGTCAAGCCGCTGTGAGCTGTTCGACGAGTCCGACCTCGGCAACGCCTTAGCGAGGTTCGACGAGCTGCAGCGTCCGCCGCTGACTCTGGGCAACTCGGCAAGTCGAGTAGCGCAGCGCTTCTCGGCATGCCACGCCGCTCGAGACTGGGACGGTACGGCGAAGACGCTGGCTGACGATTTTCGTGGTGACGACCGGCGCAAGGTAGTGGGCTCGGGAATTCAGCTCAGCCGAGAGGCTCAGATCGCAGCCATGCGCGCGACCGCTGACCTCTGGGTTGCGAGCCAGACGTCCGCTGTCGTAGCCACCCGCGGGGAACACCTTGCCCTCATGCGTGCTCGTTTTTCGGATCCCATGCGAACACCAGAGGCATTTATCACAGAACTGCTCGGAGTCGTCGAGATCAACGCCGCCGAGCAGATCGTCGCGATCATTTCGTTCGACTGCGACGACTTCGACTCCGCCATTGAAGTACTCGACGCTCGTTTCCGCAACGGTGGAGGTGCGCCACATGCTGCCATCTGGTCGCTCGTAACAGGCAGTTACGCCGCCCTCAATCGGCATGAGCTTCCATTGACCACATCGGACTGTCTCAATGTCGATCACCGAGGCCAATCAGCCTTTGGGTTCAGCGATCTCATCGCATACCTCCGCGCCGGAGGGGATTTCCCTCAGGACATCATCACCTATGTCGAGGCTGTCCATCAGCTGAACGAGCTTGGAGCAGTCGTCACCTACGCGGCAAACGAAACCTCCCGCGAGGGCTTCGATGCGGAGTGGCGTGCGATCGCCCTCGTAACGTTCGCAGGCGCGTTGTTAAACCGATGTGAGATCTTTGGCGAGGGTGAACTTGACGCCGCACTAGCGATATTCGAACAACTCAGCCGGCCCCAGTTGGAGAACACGGCGAGCCAACTGGCGCGGCGCTACTTGGCGCACATCGCGGACGGCAACTGTGACGGCATGGAAACGATATTGTCGGATGACATCTGCACCGATGACCGCCGCCGAGTGGTCGGAGCAGGAGTTCGAAAAGGCAAGCCCGCCTTGATGACAGATCTGCGAACAATAGCCGGACTCTCTGACATGGACTTGACGTGCACCACCATCGCAACCCGGGGCAACCGTCTCGCACTGATGAGGGCCAGCTACCAGATGCGCCAGTCAGAACATCTGACATATCGGTCTGAGGTGCTCGGGGTCGGCGAAATCGACCACAAACAGCGGATCGTCGCGGCAGTCTCGTTCGATTGCGACGACTTCGACTCCGCCATCGAAGAACTCGACGCTCGTTTCCTCAACGGTGAAGCCGCACCTCACGGGCAGGCGTGGGCGGTCGTCGCCGCTTCATACAGAGCACTGAATCAGCGCAGGCTACCGCGCACAACGCCCGACTGGATCAGCATCGACCACCGCCGACTGGTTCCGCTGCCAAACGGTGAGCTGACGGCATACCTGCGTGCGACCTGGGAGCAGTCGCCCCGATCTGGTGTGCATATCGAGGCGGTGCATCGGCTGACCGACTTTGGAGCAGTCGTCACCCGTGTTGTTCGCGGGACATCGACGGAAGGCTTCGATGCAGAGTGGCGCGGGATCGACGTGATCAGCGTCGAAGGTGGCCTGATCAATCGCTGCGAGCTCTTCGACGAGGTCGATTTCGACTGCGCGATCAAGCGATTCGACGAATTGCGCCCCCCGCGGCTGCAGAATGCGGCAAGCCGGGTGGCGCAGCGCTTTGCGGACAGCTTCACCGCTCATGACTGGGACGCCGTAGCACAGGTATTCGCCGAGGACTACTACAACGACGACCGCCGTCGGGTGGTGAACGCCGGGGTACGACCAGGTCGATCCGCGGCGATCGAAGACTTGCGGGTATCCGCTGAGTTGGGATTGCTGACGAGCGTCAGCTGGGAATCAGTTGCGGTACGAGGTGAAAGCCTGGTTCTGACACGGTTTCTCGGCTCCGGTGGCGACCCTGAGAAAGTTCGGGTCGATGTACTCCAGGTGGTCGAGGTCGCCAACAGCCAGATCGTGTCCGCGGTGGTTTTCGACTTTGACGACATCGATGCGGCCTTCGCGGAACTCGACGCGCGCTACCTGGCTGGCGAAGCGGTCGAAAATTCAGCGACGTGGTCCGTGGTGATGAGCGTCTACTCCGCGCTCAATCGGCATGAACTTCCCGCCACAACACCTGACTGGATCAACATCGACCATCGCCCGCTGGTAGCAATCGAGGACGGTGACCTGGGCCGGTGGATTCGGGCCGCGTGGGATCTGGCCCCCGAGGCCGTGATCCGCGTCGAGGCGGTGCATCGACTGAGTGCGGCGGGAGCTGTCGTCACACACGTCGCATACGCGACATCACGCGAGGGCCTGGAAGCCGAGTGGCGGGAGATTGGTGTTTACACCTTCGATGGTCACCGCATCAGTCGCTGCGAGGTCTTCTCCGGTGCCGATACCGATGCGGCCGTGGCTCGCTTCGACGAGCTGCAGTCGCAACCGCCGCCGCTTCAGAACGCGGCAACCCAAGCGTTGCAATGCCTGCAGGCGCATTTCGCGGCCCGCAACTGGGTCGCGTTGGCCGACGAATTGGCCGAAGACATCTACACCGATGACCGCCGACGGGTGATCGGCGCCGGGATCCGGCACGGTCGGGCTGCTGAAATTCAAGGGTTGCAAGCCGCTGCAAGCGTCGGCACCAAGCAGGTGACGTCGACCTTCCTCGCGACCCGCGGTGAGCGCCTCGTTCTTGCAAGATCTCGTCTGGCGCCGAATGACCAACGGCCGGCGGCCTTTTACGCAGAAATGATCGGCGTTGTGGAGGTCAACGCCGACCACCTGGTGACGGGTGTCGTCTCTTTCGACGTCGACGATATCGACGCTGCGTTCGCCGAGCTGGACGCGCGTTACCTGGCCGGCGAGGCGGGGCCGTGCGCGCACACCTGGTCGGTCATCAGCCGGGAATGCGCCGCGTTCAACCGGCATGAACTTCCCGCAACAGAGTTCGTCACCGTCGACCACCGGCGGCTGCTAAAGATGGCTACCGGCAATCTGATCGGCGACATCGAAGTCACCTGGGATCTGATGCCCGACGTCAGCATCCGGATCGAGTCGGTGCATCGACTTACGCATCTGGGAGCCGTCGCCAGCTATGTGGCGCAGGGCACCTCGCCGGAAGGCTTCCACGCCGAGTGGCGGATCACCTATCTCGTCACGGTCGACGGAGACCACATCAGCCGCTGCGAAATCTTCGACGAAGCCGACCTCGACGCCGCGCTCGCGCGGTTCGACGAGCTCACGGTTCAAGGCAAGGACTCGGCGCCCGGTACCGAATGA
- a CDS encoding MFS transporter — translation MPLFADTTPLRTADFRRLWAAGIPTVIGANLTIFAVPVQIYALTRNSAYVGLAGLFALVPLVVFGLLGGAWSDAMDRRLLLILSSCGLAVGSLLLWLQAALSLNSVWVVLCLLALQQGFFAINSPARSAAIPRMLPGEQLPAANALNMTVSQFGAIVGPLLAGLLLNWVDLSTLYLIDALACTAPIWATFRLSPMPALEPPGTAGWGIGAVLDGFRYLAGNTVVLMSFVVDLIAMIFGMPRALFPQIAHESFGGPIEGGSAMALLAAAISAGAVAGGVFSGWLPRIRRQGTTIVASIVVWGLAMVGFGLVCGMAHGRAGPMLWAAVTFLAVGGAADMVSAAFRQTILQEAASAELVGRLQGVFTVVVGGGPRLADTLHGAAAAAVGTTAAAAGGGALVVAGVLIAALVVPVFIRYRAPSPCLEP, via the coding sequence ATGCCCCTCTTCGCGGACACGACGCCGCTGCGCACCGCCGACTTTCGCAGACTCTGGGCGGCCGGCATTCCTACCGTCATCGGCGCCAACCTGACAATCTTCGCAGTCCCCGTGCAGATCTATGCACTGACGCGAAACTCCGCATACGTCGGGCTGGCCGGACTGTTCGCGTTGGTGCCGCTGGTGGTGTTCGGTCTGCTCGGCGGCGCCTGGTCAGATGCCATGGATCGGCGGCTGTTGTTGATCCTCTCCTCATGCGGACTGGCGGTGGGGTCGCTGTTGTTGTGGCTGCAGGCGGCGTTGTCCCTGAACAGCGTGTGGGTGGTCCTCTGTCTGCTGGCGCTGCAGCAGGGGTTTTTCGCGATCAACTCGCCCGCCCGGTCCGCGGCGATCCCGCGGATGTTGCCGGGGGAGCAGTTGCCCGCAGCCAACGCGCTGAACATGACCGTCAGTCAGTTCGGGGCGATCGTCGGCCCGCTGTTGGCAGGGCTGCTGCTGAACTGGGTCGACCTGTCCACGCTGTACTTGATCGACGCGCTGGCCTGCACGGCGCCGATCTGGGCGACCTTTCGACTCTCGCCGATGCCGGCGCTGGAACCACCCGGGACGGCGGGTTGGGGGATCGGCGCGGTACTCGACGGTTTCCGCTACCTGGCCGGCAACACGGTGGTGCTGATGTCGTTCGTCGTCGACCTGATCGCCATGATTTTCGGGATGCCGCGCGCGCTGTTTCCGCAGATCGCTCACGAAAGCTTCGGCGGTCCGATCGAGGGCGGCTCGGCGATGGCGCTGTTGGCCGCGGCCATCTCAGCCGGGGCGGTGGCCGGGGGTGTGTTCTCCGGCTGGTTGCCCCGGATTCGGCGCCAGGGCACGACGATAGTCGCATCGATCGTCGTGTGGGGGCTGGCGATGGTCGGCTTCGGGTTGGTCTGCGGGATGGCGCACGGGCGGGCGGGCCCGATGTTGTGGGCGGCAGTGACGTTCTTGGCCGTCGGCGGTGCGGCGGACATGGTGTCGGCGGCATTCCGGCAGACGATCCTGCAGGAGGCGGCCTCCGCCGAGTTGGTGGGGCGTTTGCAGGGGGTGTTCACCGTGGTGGTGGGCGGAGGGCCGCGGCTGGCTGACACGCTGCACGGAGCCGCGGCGGCTGCGGTGGGAACGACGGCGGCCGCGGCGGGCGGCGGCGCGCTGGTGGTAGCGGGTGTGCTGATCGCGGCGCTGGTGGTTCCGGTGTTCATTCGGTACCGGGCGCCGAGTCCTTGCCTTGAACCGTGA